The Physeter macrocephalus isolate SW-GA chromosome 17, ASM283717v5, whole genome shotgun sequence nucleotide sequence TTAATTTGATCAGAGGTGCAGAGTCAGCAACCTGTTAGAGCCACCTGCACCTGTTGTTGACATGAGGCATCACGATCCCCAGGGGCTCTGAAAGGTGATCCTTTACCAACGCTATACCTGAATACTGCTGACTGCCACTGATGCGATCTGAAACTCCCAGCAGGGATGGAAAGGGAAGTTTCTGGTCCATAGAGCCAGGCAAGCATCATTGCTGTATAAACCAAGGgcttctgggctttttttttcccccatagcagattattcctgtttttcatttccaatgtCATCTCTAATTATAGCAAAACCATCTACTTCATTAACCAGGAGATACTTACTTTTAGTAATCTCCATCTTTCAAGTAATAAGGTGCTCCCTGCAAATtatcttgctttttcttctctttccttggtAGTTTACTGGTTCCAGCTAGATCTGAATACCGTTCCTGTCAGTAGTTCTCACATAGCTGTTCTCAGCTATTTCCTTTgataattttaattcctttatggCTTAATTAGAATATCAAACATCACTGGGTTAAGAGTTGCTGAAATCGTAACTTAACCTTATATGTTAACTAAACCTTAAGTTTTAATGCAACCTTTCATAAATACCTTATGATGTCTTACACGTGCCAATCATGTTGATCTAGCATTACAATTCCTtgccagaatttcctttttaatagaAAACTTACTACATTTGCATTAACTAACTGCAGACATAAAGTACATATGGGTAAAATGGCATGTTgttaataaaatatgacacatctgttttttaaattatacctaTGTTTAATTActcttttcttataatttttagattACTTTTTTGATCATTTACAGTGGTGGCATCTGATCTCAGGCTGTGATAGGCTGGCCATTTTATGCTAGAATAGTCTTTGTTTTCTGCATTTCACTTCTTCTGTCTCCACCCCACATAACCCTGTTCTTGTTTTCAAACAGGCAGATctcggagatattgcaggttcagttccagagcACCgcagtaaagcaaatattgcatataaagcaagtcacaaattttttggtttcctagtgcatataaaagtcatgtttatactatactgtagtctattaagtgtgcaatagcattatgctAAAAAAACAATTCACataccttattgctaaaaaatgctaaccatcatctgagccttcagtgagtcatagtagtaacatcaaagatcacagataaccatgacaaatataataatgaaaaagttggaaatattgtgagaattaccaaaatgtaacacagagacatgaaatgagcaaattcTGTTGGAAAAATAGTGCCAGTAGGCTTGCTCAACATAGGGTTGCCTTCAATTTGTAAGAAACTCTCcctgcaaagcacagtaaagcaaagcacaataaaacaaggtatagaGTATATTTTTCCCTATAGACTGAGTTAAAATGGCTTCTAAAATGATAGCTTTGTGGCATAGAGTTGGATGTTGTAGCCATTGTTAATGTACATGATTAGAAAGACtcttcttctcaagctcacatggaacattcaccaagatagaccatattctgaatcataaaacacaccttaacaaatttaaaagaatagaaatcatgcAGTGCCTGCTCTCAGACTGCAGTGGAATTAAACTGGAAGTCAATAAATCAAATAACTGGAAAACCTCAAATGGAGATTAAACAGTACACTTCCAAATAACACAtcggtcaaagaagaaatctcaagagaaattttaagatattttgaactacatgaaaatgaaaacacaacctaccAAAATTTGTgggctgcagcaaaagcactgcttagaggaaaatttatagcattgaatacatgtcttagaaaagaagaagggTCTAAAATCTATCATCTAAGcctccaccttaggaaactagaaaaagaaaagcaaattgtaagcagaagaaaagtaagtagaagagaagaataagaattggaaataagaaatcagtagagaaaatcaatgaaaccaaaagctggttctttgaaaagatgccTAAAACGGATAAGCTTCTTAGCTAGGGTAactaagaaaaagagacacaaattactaatatcacagaaatgcaaattactaatatcagaaatgaaagagggaacaTGACTACAGAACCTGTGggcattaaaagaataaaaaaggaatactgtgaacaaactctatgcccacaaatttgacaGCCTAGATGAACtagaccaattccttgaaagacacattTGTCAAAAGGGAAGTAAAGCTATTTACTTTATTTGACATGCCTCGTATACTATGTCCCTTCAtttcattattatataaaatattaatatagtaaTTGAAAGCTTTGCTTTTAAGAAACCAAAGACATCACtaggcattttttaaattaattttttattggagtatagttggttggcatttttttttttaagtactgagATGAGTACTCGTAGACATGCCGTAAAGTGTTACCCTGCAGTCAGTGCACTGCCCCAGATCCTGCTGCCACGCAATCATCAGtgtggccttttatttttaattttttaaaaaattgggcaTAGGGTGGAGCTACGGGTAAGATGTTATACGAGAAAAACTACaccatttatttccaaaattaaaaagacacaatCCACAAGGTTCTTGTGACCTTTGCTTTTCTCATCAGCAGGTGATATCTGAGTGTAGCCCTACCTCTCATACAGCCTTTCAACATGGCATTAAAACTGCCATCACCAGTTCCTTTCCCATGAAAAATAACACATAAGTGCACTTTCAGTTCTGTGAGTGAGAGTAACTCAAGCTGTGATCTATTCATTATGTgcttattgagcaactactattcGCTAGGAGTGTTACAGGCAGTGAGGGTAATGCTGTGTACACAGCGAAGTGCTTGCCCTTGTGGGTAATCTACCCCAGTgtggagagacagaaaaacacaaagaattatTATGTTTGAGGATAATATTCATGttatgaaaaaaaatcctcttttactgctttttttcccccccggaTGCTGAAAGAGAATTAATGTACTGCCAAGTGTTAGGAGAGTGCATGTTATTACTTCAACCCCGTTGGACCACCGGTCCTCAGGGAGTATACTTCTCACCAGGATATGAAGATCTGCTGCCTGCTGATAATCTGAGCTTTCATAACTAAGGGACAAGCCATTTCCACCCAAACATACCCATCTTCAACTCTTCTGGAACCTCAAATTCCCTAAACATTAAAGTAATTTTCTAGCAAGATGGTGCAAGCCAAAGTCAATGTTcgttgagttttgtttgtttgataacAAAGGACACCTACTGGTGCCATAAAACTTGCCTATGCTTCCCTcagcctccatttttttctgatgtcTTTGGAGTTGAATTCTGTCACCGTGTTTTACATTCTGACCTGCACCATGGCCCTTGATAATtgcaaaatatcttttgaaaggAGTTAAAGCTGATAATGGCTTACAGTGTCTTAGAAGAGCTTATTAGTCTCATGAAGATAAAGTGCGAATTAGAGATAGGCAGTTTGATGCCTCAAGCGTAGATTAAAGATCTACTTTTACCTTCATCTGCACAGCATTTAACATGCAgtcttcttaaaaacaaacaaaaacgttaCCATGCCCATTACTATCAGGGAAAAAAGCATTTATCCACTTGAAACTATACTCTTCCCAATTTGAGACTATCCCCTTCTGTTTTCTTGAAATCTCCAGGCAGCCCATGATAATATGTGTATGGTTTAACTAGGCATTTTGAACAGGGCCACCATCTTCGATGTCCAGGTTGTGTTGCAAAGCCCTCATTTTGAGACACGCAGATAGCCTGAATTCTGTGGATCCTACTTATATTCCTGGTGTAGCCAAAGATGAGCCATTTTCCAAGTATCATCACAGGTAGTAACGTGAATTTTCCTCCAGTTTATTGAAGTTGCATATCATCATCTAAGTGCAAAATCTTGAAATCTCTGAATAAAAGCATTcactgtgggggcttccctggtggcgcagtggttgcgcgtccgcctgccgatgcaggggaaccgggttcgcgccccggtctggggggatcccacatgccgcggagcggctgggcccgtgagccatggccgctgagcctgcccacaacagagggaggcccgcataccaccaaaaaaaaaaaaaaaaaaaaaaaaaagcattcactATGTACACGTCTAAAATCTCTTTATTCTTATAGGAACCAAGAGTCAACATAATATGGAAAGTATTCAAGAAGTGGGATTAAGCTGCCTTTCCCCCAAAGAGCTTTCTACCTGGCAGACCTGGCAACAAGGTGCAGGCAGGTTAACCGGGTGTCAAGATTCCATGAAAATTTTTCAAGAGAATACTTTTCAGCTGCAAAAACAAGGTGATTCCCCCTGCCAAGTTTGGGCAGGAATACCGATTCAGATTTCTGAAGATGAGAACTACGTATTGACTCATATAGGAGATGGTTCCCATGACATAAAAAGTCAAGAATTTCCCTCTTGGAGAGCCCAGCATTCTTGGAGGAAAGTGTATCTTACAGAGTCACGTACTTATCAGTGTAGATGTCAGAAAATTTCCATGAAAAATGATTTCTGTATGTCTGAAAGTGTCAGTTGGATCTCACATCACAATGATAATCTGGGTGTACACAGAACAGAAGAAAACTATAGCTGCCATGACTGTGGAGAAGATGTCATGAAGGTTTCATTGCTTAATCAAGACTTAATTCAGACAGGGCAAAAGCCCTACCTTGGTAATGAGTACAGAGGAGCCTTCAGCAATGACTCCAGCTCTGAAGTTCTTCAGCAGTTACACTTCGTCGGAAAGCCCCGTACATACAGTCCATGTGGAAAGGACTGTAGTTACAGTTCATTTCTTCATATTCATCAAAGTGTTTGTAGAGGAGATAACTGTGTTTCTGAGAGTTCACATCTGCAATGCCATCAGAAAGTACACGCAGAGGAGGCGCCATTTAAATATGAATATGGTGAGAATGTCAATCAGTGCTCCTCTCGTAACACATATGAACTTACTCACACAGGAGAGATGTCCAACAGATGCAACACTTATGAGAAGGTCTTCAGTCATAGCTTAGACCTTAGTAGTAGTTTTAGGGTCCATACTGAGCAGAAGCCCTATGAATTTGAGGAGAATGGGAATATCTTTAACCAGAATTCTTGCCTTCGAGCCCATCAGAAAACCCAAACTGAAGAGAAACTATACACAGATGTGGAGTGTGAGAAGGGTTTCATTTGTAACTCAGATTGTAACATTCAGCACAGAGTTCACATGGAAGAGATTCCCTATAATTCTGAGGTGTGTGGTAATGGCTTCAGTCTGGCCTCACATTTTCAAGACCTTCAGATAGTCCACACTAGGGAACAACCATATAAACATTATACATGTGGTAACAGCTTCAGCCAAAATTCATATCTTCAAAGCCATCAGAAAATTCACattggagagaaaccttacaagGAGTGTGGGAATGGCTTCAATTGGAATTCAAAACCTAAGGATCATCAGAgagtccacactggagagaagccatACAAATGCAACGCATGTGGTAAAGTCTTCAGTCATAGATCAATTCTTAATGTTCATCAGAGGgtccacacaggagagaaacctttTAAATGTGAGGAGTGTGATAAGGGATTCAGTCGGAGTTCATACCTTCAAGCCcatcagagaatccacactggagaaaaaccatacaaaTGTGAGGAGTGTGGGAAGGGATTCAGTCGCAATTCATACCTTCAAGGccatcagagagttcacactggagagaaaccattCAAGTGTGAGGAGTGTGGGAAGGGCTTCAGTCGGAGTTCACACCTTCAAGGccatcagagagttcacactggagagaagccatTCAAGTGTGAGGAGTGTGGGAAGGGCTTCAGTTGGAG carries:
- the LOC102994103 gene encoding zinc finger protein 112 isoform X4, which codes for MIKFQEPVSFKDVSVVFTEEELGLLDSAQRKLYRDVMLENFQNLLSVGNQPFKPELIFQLEREEELLMMETETQRDGCSGTKSQHNMESIQEVGLSCLSPKELSTWQTWQQGAGRLTGCQDSMKIFQENTFQLQKQGDSPCQVWAGIPIQISEDENYVLTHIGDGSHDIKSQEFPSWRAQHSWRKVYLTESRTYQCRCQKISMKNDFCMSESVSWISHHNDNLGVHRTEENYSCHDCGEDVMKVSLLNQDLIQTGQKPYLGNEYRGAFSNDSSSEVLQQLHFVGKPRTYSPCGKDCSYSSFLHIHQSVCRGDNCVSESSHLQCHQKVHAEEAPFKYEYGENVNQCSSRNTYELTHTGEMSNRCNTYEKVFSHSLDLSSSFRVHTEQKPYEFEENGNIFNQNSCLRAHQKTQTEEKLYTDVECEKGFICNSDCNIQHRVHMEEIPYNSEVCGNGFSLASHFQDLQIVHTREQPYKHYTCGNSFSQNSYLQSHQKIHIGEKPYKECGNGFNWNSKPKDHQRVHTGEKPYKCNACGKVFSHRSILNVHQRVHTGEKPFKCEECDKGFSRSSYLQAHQRIHTGEKPYKCEECGKGFSRNSYLQGHQRVHTGEKPFKCEECGKGFSRSSHLQGHQRVHTGEKPFKCEECGKGFSWSFNLQIHQRVHTGEKPYKCGECDKGFSKASTLLAHQRVHTGEKPYQCDECGKSFSQRSYLQSHQSVHTGERPYICEVCGKGFSQRAYLQGHQRVHTRVKPYKCEMCGKGFSQSSRLEAHQRVHTGGKPYKCEVCTKGFSESSRLQAHQRVHTEGRPYKCEQCGKGFSGFSSLQAHHRVHTGEKPYKCEVCGKGFSQRSNLQAHQRVHTGEKPYKCDACGKGFRWSSGLLIHQRVHSGDTFYKSEEYGKDYLSSENPYKSEIL
- the LOC102994103 gene encoding zinc finger protein 112 isoform X3, whose product is MVSAFPQKTEKMIKFQEPVSFKDVSVVFTEEELGLLDSAQRKLYRDVMLENFQNLLSVGNQPFKPELIFQLEREEELLMMETETQRDGCSGTKSQHNMESIQEVGLSCLSPKELSTWQTWQQGAGRLTGCQDSMKIFQENTFQLQKQGDSPCQVWAGIPIQISEDENYVLTHIGDGSHDIKSQEFPSWRAQHSWRKVYLTESRTYQCRCQKISMKNDFCMSESVSWISHHNDNLGVHRTEENYSCHDCGEDVMKVSLLNQDLIQTGQKPYLGNEYRGAFSNDSSSEVLQQLHFVGKPRTYSPCGKDCSYSSFLHIHQSVCRGDNCVSESSHLQCHQKVHAEEAPFKYEYGENVNQCSSRNTYELTHTGEMSNRCNTYEKVFSHSLDLSSSFRVHTEQKPYEFEENGNIFNQNSCLRAHQKTQTEEKLYTDVECEKGFICNSDCNIQHRVHMEEIPYNSEVCGNGFSLASHFQDLQIVHTREQPYKHYTCGNSFSQNSYLQSHQKIHIGEKPYKECGNGFNWNSKPKDHQRVHTGEKPYKCNACGKVFSHRSILNVHQRVHTGEKPFKCEECDKGFSRSSYLQAHQRIHTGEKPYKCEECGKGFSRNSYLQGHQRVHTGEKPFKCEECGKGFSRSSHLQGHQRVHTGEKPFKCEECGKGFSWSFNLQIHQRVHTGEKPYKCGECDKGFSKASTLLAHQRVHTGEKPYQCDECGKSFSQRSYLQSHQSVHTGERPYICEVCGKGFSQRAYLQGHQRVHTRVKPYKCEMCGKGFSQSSRLEAHQRVHTGGKPYKCEVCTKGFSESSRLQAHQRVHTEGRPYKCEQCGKGFSGFSSLQAHHRVHTGEKPYKCEVCGKGFSQRSNLQAHQRVHTGEKPYKCDACGKGFRWSSGLLIHQRVHSGDTFYKSEEYGKDYLSSENPYKSEIL
- the LOC102994103 gene encoding zinc finger protein 112 isoform X1; this translates as MVGGGQGVEAFAPPSRQSLLAFATVSASQVSAFPQKTEKMIKFQEPVSFKDVSVVFTEEELGLLDSAQRKLYRDVMLENFQNLLSVGNQPFKPELIFQLEREEELLMMETETQRDGCSGTKSQHNMESIQEVGLSCLSPKELSTWQTWQQGAGRLTGCQDSMKIFQENTFQLQKQGDSPCQVWAGIPIQISEDENYVLTHIGDGSHDIKSQEFPSWRAQHSWRKVYLTESRTYQCRCQKISMKNDFCMSESVSWISHHNDNLGVHRTEENYSCHDCGEDVMKVSLLNQDLIQTGQKPYLGNEYRGAFSNDSSSEVLQQLHFVGKPRTYSPCGKDCSYSSFLHIHQSVCRGDNCVSESSHLQCHQKVHAEEAPFKYEYGENVNQCSSRNTYELTHTGEMSNRCNTYEKVFSHSLDLSSSFRVHTEQKPYEFEENGNIFNQNSCLRAHQKTQTEEKLYTDVECEKGFICNSDCNIQHRVHMEEIPYNSEVCGNGFSLASHFQDLQIVHTREQPYKHYTCGNSFSQNSYLQSHQKIHIGEKPYKECGNGFNWNSKPKDHQRVHTGEKPYKCNACGKVFSHRSILNVHQRVHTGEKPFKCEECDKGFSRSSYLQAHQRIHTGEKPYKCEECGKGFSRNSYLQGHQRVHTGEKPFKCEECGKGFSRSSHLQGHQRVHTGEKPFKCEECGKGFSWSFNLQIHQRVHTGEKPYKCGECDKGFSKASTLLAHQRVHTGEKPYQCDECGKSFSQRSYLQSHQSVHTGERPYICEVCGKGFSQRAYLQGHQRVHTRVKPYKCEMCGKGFSQSSRLEAHQRVHTGGKPYKCEVCTKGFSESSRLQAHQRVHTEGRPYKCEQCGKGFSGFSSLQAHHRVHTGEKPYKCEVCGKGFSQRSNLQAHQRVHTGEKPYKCDACGKGFRWSSGLLIHQRVHSGDTFYKSEEYGKDYLSSENPYKSEIL
- the LOC102994103 gene encoding zinc finger protein 112 isoform X2; protein product: MVGGGQGVEAFAPPSRQSLLAFATVSAFPQKTEKMIKFQEPVSFKDVSVVFTEEELGLLDSAQRKLYRDVMLENFQNLLSVGNQPFKPELIFQLEREEELLMMETETQRDGCSGTKSQHNMESIQEVGLSCLSPKELSTWQTWQQGAGRLTGCQDSMKIFQENTFQLQKQGDSPCQVWAGIPIQISEDENYVLTHIGDGSHDIKSQEFPSWRAQHSWRKVYLTESRTYQCRCQKISMKNDFCMSESVSWISHHNDNLGVHRTEENYSCHDCGEDVMKVSLLNQDLIQTGQKPYLGNEYRGAFSNDSSSEVLQQLHFVGKPRTYSPCGKDCSYSSFLHIHQSVCRGDNCVSESSHLQCHQKVHAEEAPFKYEYGENVNQCSSRNTYELTHTGEMSNRCNTYEKVFSHSLDLSSSFRVHTEQKPYEFEENGNIFNQNSCLRAHQKTQTEEKLYTDVECEKGFICNSDCNIQHRVHMEEIPYNSEVCGNGFSLASHFQDLQIVHTREQPYKHYTCGNSFSQNSYLQSHQKIHIGEKPYKECGNGFNWNSKPKDHQRVHTGEKPYKCNACGKVFSHRSILNVHQRVHTGEKPFKCEECDKGFSRSSYLQAHQRIHTGEKPYKCEECGKGFSRNSYLQGHQRVHTGEKPFKCEECGKGFSRSSHLQGHQRVHTGEKPFKCEECGKGFSWSFNLQIHQRVHTGEKPYKCGECDKGFSKASTLLAHQRVHTGEKPYQCDECGKSFSQRSYLQSHQSVHTGERPYICEVCGKGFSQRAYLQGHQRVHTRVKPYKCEMCGKGFSQSSRLEAHQRVHTGGKPYKCEVCTKGFSESSRLQAHQRVHTEGRPYKCEQCGKGFSGFSSLQAHHRVHTGEKPYKCEVCGKGFSQRSNLQAHQRVHTGEKPYKCDACGKGFRWSSGLLIHQRVHSGDTFYKSEEYGKDYLSSENPYKSEIL